A genomic region of Cannabis sativa cultivar Pink pepper isolate KNU-18-1 chromosome 1, ASM2916894v1, whole genome shotgun sequence contains the following coding sequences:
- the LOC115704831 gene encoding serine/threonine-protein kinase AtPK2/AtPK19, translating to MVIVNPIEKKFYNIDEDFSDTFGPLPDSIYDLQNLTLLEDDDCTHEYSNNNYDHDHQSVGIEDFEILKVVGQGSYGKVYQVRKIGTCEVYAMKVMRKDKASDENDAQYMISERQILAKLNHPFIVQLKYSFQNKYRLYFVLDFINGGDLDYQLHREGLFREDLARVYTAEIVSAISYLHENGIMHRDLKPHNILLDSEGHVMVTDFGMAKQFDENTGRSNTFCGTDEYMAPEIVQGRDHDKAADWWSVGILLFEMLTGQPPFTGGNKYKIHQKIVKEKIKLPAFLSSEAHSLLKGLLKKDPRMRLGSGPNGGNDIKRHKWFKTINWKKLECREIKPSFLPKVDGDCCVANFEKRYTKMALVESPASTPKFSSGQDNPFKEF from the exons ATGGTGATAGTGAACCCTATTGAGAAGAAGTTTTATAATATTGATGAAGACTTTTCTGATACATTTGGTCCTCTTCCGGACTCAATCTATGACCTTCAAAATCTGACCTTATTAGAGGATGATGACTGTACACATGAATAttctaataataattatgatCATGATCATCAAAGTGTGGGAATTGaagattttgaaattcttaaggTTGTTGGGCAAGGGTCTTATGGAAAAGTTTATCAAGTGAGAAAGATTGGTACTTGTGAAGTATATGCCATGAAAGTCATGCGTAAGGATAAGGCTTCGGATGAAAATGATGCTCAGTACATGATATCTGAGAGACAAATACTTGCCAAACTGAATCATCCCTTCATTGTGCAACTCAAATACTCTTTTCAG AACAAGTATAGACTGTACTTTGTGCTCGATTTCATTAATGGAGGCGATCTTGACTATCAGCTTCATCGCGAAGGCTTATTTAG AGAGGATTTGGCGCGTGTTTATACTGCTGAGATCGTTTCTGCTATTTCTTATCTCCACGAAAATGGGATAATGCATAGAGATTTAAAGCCTCATAACATTCTTCTTGATTCTGAAGGCCat GTAATGGTGACTGATTTTGGCATGGCAAAACAATTTGATGAGAACACAGGAAGATCAAATACTTTTTGTGGAACCGACGAATACATGGCGCCGGAGATTGTTCAGGGACGAGATCATGACAAGGCTGCAGATTGGTGGAGTGTCGGAATTCTCCTTTTTGAAATGCTCACTGGACAG CCTCCATTTACTGGTGGAAACAAATATAAAATCCACCAAAAAATAGTGAAAGAGAAGATCAAGCTGCCTGCATTTTTGTCAAGTGAAGCACATTCATTATTGAAAGGA CTCCTTAAAAAAGATCCAAGAATGCGTCTTGGAAGTGGACCAAATGGGGGTAATGACATAAAAAGGCACAAGTGGTTCAAGACAATCAATTGGAAGAAATTGGAGTGCAGAGAAATTAAGCCAAGTTTTCTTCCCAAAGTTGATGGAGATTGTTGTGTGGCTAACTTTGAGAAGCGTTACACTAAAATGGCATTGGTAGAATCACCAGCTTCTACCCCGAAATTCAGTAGTGGTCAAGACAACCCTTTTAAGGAATTTTAA